A window of Selenomonas ruminantium subsp. lactilytica TAM6421 contains these coding sequences:
- a CDS encoding terminase large subunit, with protein MNYVRAYLGQIVSGEVVVSKKVERVYRKLVADMSDMECPWEFDERRADHAVIFIERFCKHSKGPAGGNPFILELWQKALVAAMFGFIHKIDGTRRFREVALIVARKNGKSTLAAAIGIYLMIADQEPGAEVYAAATKKDQAKIIWLEAKRMVNKSPVLRAKIKPLVAELNSDYNDSTFKPLGSDSDTLDGLNVHGALLDEIHAWKSRGLYDVIVDGTSAREQPMIFITSTAGTIREAVYDQKYDEYANIIKGYDDPNLPQDDRVLPIVYELDTRGEWTQPECWPKANPGLGTIKKLDQLEDKVRKAQADIKLVKNLLTKDFDVRETSSEAWLEFEELNNEAVFDIEEQAPCYAIGGADLSATTDLTAAVIIYRLKHDNHLYVLQMYWMPEELIEKRVAEDKIPYDLWREQGILRACPGNRVEYKDVTAWFAEMQAEHGLYITWVGYDPWGAPYWKSDMEATFGEIMEEVRQGKVTLSNPMKELAAELRANHIVYNNNPILKWCMSNVAIDVDKNLNIQPCKNNNQRRRIDGFAALLDAYVVYTRHLEEYISMVDDHVEEGGE; from the coding sequence ATGAATTATGTGAGAGCATACCTGGGACAGATTGTTTCTGGCGAGGTGGTGGTATCCAAAAAGGTTGAGCGGGTTTATCGAAAGCTGGTCGCCGATATGAGCGATATGGAATGCCCATGGGAATTCGATGAGCGCCGGGCAGACCATGCCGTAATTTTTATCGAACGGTTCTGCAAGCATAGCAAAGGCCCCGCGGGCGGCAACCCTTTCATATTGGAGCTGTGGCAGAAAGCGCTGGTGGCGGCTATGTTTGGCTTCATTCACAAGATTGACGGCACACGTCGTTTCCGGGAAGTGGCGTTGATTGTGGCCCGTAAGAATGGCAAGTCTACTTTGGCGGCCGCCATCGGCATTTATCTGATGATAGCCGATCAGGAACCAGGGGCAGAAGTTTATGCAGCGGCCACCAAGAAAGACCAGGCGAAAATTATCTGGCTGGAAGCCAAACGTATGGTCAATAAATCGCCGGTTCTGCGTGCCAAGATAAAACCCTTGGTGGCAGAACTCAATTCGGATTATAACGACAGTACCTTCAAGCCATTGGGCAGTGATTCCGATACATTGGACGGGTTGAACGTACACGGTGCATTGCTGGATGAAATCCATGCCTGGAAAAGCCGGGGACTCTATGATGTCATCGTAGACGGCACCAGCGCCCGTGAACAACCCATGATTTTCATTACGTCTACGGCGGGCACTATCCGGGAAGCAGTATATGACCAAAAGTATGATGAGTATGCGAACATCATCAAAGGCTATGATGATCCGAACCTCCCGCAGGATGATCGCGTCTTACCGATTGTGTACGAATTGGACACAAGGGGCGAATGGACACAGCCGGAATGTTGGCCAAAGGCTAATCCCGGACTGGGAACAATCAAAAAGCTTGACCAGTTGGAAGATAAAGTCCGAAAAGCTCAGGCTGATATCAAGCTGGTCAAGAATCTGTTGACCAAGGATTTTGATGTGAGGGAAACCTCCAGCGAAGCTTGGCTGGAATTTGAGGAACTCAATAATGAGGCGGTATTTGATATCGAGGAGCAGGCTCCCTGCTATGCTATCGGCGGAGCTGACCTGTCTGCTACCACTGACCTTACGGCGGCGGTTATCATCTATCGGCTCAAGCATGACAATCATTTGTATGTGCTGCAGATGTACTGGATGCCGGAAGAGCTTATCGAAAAGCGGGTGGCTGAGGATAAGATTCCCTATGACCTTTGGCGGGAACAAGGAATTCTCAGAGCATGTCCCGGCAATCGTGTTGAGTATAAGGATGTGACTGCCTGGTTCGCTGAGATGCAGGCAGAACATGGCCTTTATATCACATGGGTTGGATATGATCCGTGGGGCGCTCCTTACTGGAAAAGTGACATGGAAGCAACCTTCGGGGAAATCATGGAGGAAGTCCGGCAGGGAAAAGTTACTTTGTCCAATCCGATGAAGGAACTGGCGGCAGAACTCCGGGCCAACCATATTGTCTACAACAACAATCCGATTCTCAAATGGTGCATGTCCAATGTGGCCATTGACGTGGATAAGAACCTGAATATCCAGCCGTGCAAGAACAACAACCAGCGGCGACGTATTGATGGCTTTGCGGCCCTCTTGGACGCTTATGTGGTCTACACCCGGCATTTGGAAGAATATATCAGCATGGTAGATGACCATGTGGAAGAAGGAGGTGAGTGA
- a CDS encoding ParA family protein, which yields MRTINICNLKGGVAKTTTSINLACNLADMGRRVLLVDNDKQANSSQFFDRHSYEAPGIAEVLTGKVPIQEAIQQTDYPRLDILPANMNLLAADKEILMDEEVPQHEHLKRALTIVDGQYDFAIIDNAPDVSMSVINALTAGDDYIIPVKIDRFTFDGVDIMVDTANQVRDNYNPKLNFCGCIITSFRFNDVNRIGAAYLASSQYKLFQTKIHWTPKVDEASFEGKPLREYSPRSWAAKNYREMAAEYLEMVEGEK from the coding sequence GTGAGAACCATCAATATTTGCAACCTGAAGGGCGGGGTGGCCAAGACCACCACCAGCATCAACCTTGCCTGCAATCTGGCTGATATGGGGAGGAGAGTGCTGCTGGTGGATAACGATAAGCAGGCCAATTCTTCGCAGTTCTTTGACCGCCATAGCTATGAGGCTCCCGGCATTGCCGAGGTGTTGACTGGGAAAGTGCCAATACAGGAAGCTATCCAGCAGACGGATTATCCGCGGCTGGATATTCTGCCGGCCAACATGAACCTGCTGGCGGCGGACAAGGAGATACTCATGGATGAGGAAGTCCCCCAGCATGAGCATTTGAAACGGGCACTGACCATTGTCGATGGCCAGTATGATTTCGCCATCATCGATAATGCCCCAGATGTGTCCATGAGTGTTATCAATGCGCTGACTGCCGGCGACGACTATATCATTCCCGTCAAGATTGACCGGTTTACCTTCGATGGGGTGGATATCATGGTGGATACGGCCAATCAGGTCAGGGATAACTATAACCCGAAGCTGAATTTTTGTGGCTGCATCATCACCAGCTTCCGCTTCAATGACGTGAACCGCATAGGGGCAGCATATCTGGCCAGCAGTCAGTATAAGCTGTTCCAGACAAAGATTCACTGGACACCAAAGGTGGATGAGGCCAGTTTTGAGGGCAAGCCATTACGGGAATACAGTCCCCGCTCCTGGGCGGCAAAGAACTACCGGGAAATGGCTGCAGAATATCTGGAAATGGTAGAGGGAGAGAAGTGA
- a CDS encoding exonuclease domain-containing protein: MSKMNPTKRRKGTSLLQFPNDYTVIDIETTGLSPNYDSIIEISCIKYRNNIEVDFFSSLVQPPPFHVAKSEQDKLDNANYHGLVAYVNCFISCFTGITSEMLSGAPKFEDIADALWNFLHNEILVGHNIHFDLNFLYDNLFDHNQSYILNNDFVDTMRIARLALPDLEHHRLIDLDDYFDIQSQHHRAESDCQTTTIVLQELAKLVTNNAINLTPHKPVDLRTLTASQSSFDIGHPLYNKHCVFTGKLERFIRKDAAQIVVNLGGYCENNINKRTNFLIVGDFDYVSNIKDGKSTKLKKAEQLILKGQDLQIIPENDFYNMIENI, encoded by the coding sequence ATGTCAAAAATGAACCCAACCAAAAGAAGAAAAGGCACTTCTCTACTGCAGTTCCCAAACGACTACACTGTTATCGACATTGAAACGACAGGATTATCACCCAATTATGATTCAATCATAGAAATAAGTTGTATTAAATACCGTAACAACATAGAAGTGGATTTTTTTTCCTCACTTGTCCAACCACCACCATTTCATGTAGCCAAAAGTGAACAAGACAAATTAGATAATGCGAATTATCATGGTTTAGTCGCTTATGTTAACTGTTTTATTTCCTGTTTCACAGGTATTACCAGTGAAATGCTATCAGGAGCACCTAAATTCGAAGATATTGCAGATGCTTTATGGAATTTCTTGCATAACGAAATTCTAGTAGGCCATAATATTCATTTTGATTTAAATTTTTTGTACGACAACTTATTTGACCACAATCAATCATATATACTTAATAATGATTTTGTTGACACGATGCGTATAGCTCGCCTAGCTTTACCAGACCTAGAACATCACCGTTTAATTGATCTAGATGACTATTTTGACATCCAAAGCCAACATCATCGTGCAGAAAGTGACTGCCAAACAACAACTATTGTTTTACAAGAACTTGCAAAGTTAGTTACCAACAATGCCATTAATCTAACGCCACATAAACCAGTTGACTTACGTACACTAACAGCATCACAATCCAGTTTTGATATTGGCCATCCTTTATATAACAAACATTGTGTTTTCACAGGAAAATTGGAACGTTTTATCCGAAAAGATGCAGCTCAAATTGTAGTAAACCTTGGCGGATATTGTGAAAACAACATAAACAAAAGAACAAATTTTCTAATTGTAGGAGATTTTGACTACGTTTCTAATATAAAAGATGGAAAAAGTACAAAACTAAAAAAAGCAGAACAGTTAATACTAAAAGGCCAAGACCTGCAAATCATACCAGAAAATGATTTCTATAATATGATTGAAAATATTTAA
- a CDS encoding helix-turn-helix domain-containing protein has product MANPYYQARLHAAERDTAFESRVSAGAMVGISSTRLYQIERGLQEPHRDELLIMAEVYEAPELLRYYCDMMCPVGRRLRELEEKRPLRE; this is encoded by the coding sequence GTGGCAAATCCATATTATCAGGCTCGGCTCCATGCAGCGGAACGTGACACGGCGTTTGAGTCGCGGGTGTCTGCTGGGGCAATGGTGGGCATCAGCTCTACGCGGCTTTACCAGATTGAACGGGGGCTGCAGGAGCCGCATCGGGACGAACTGCTGATTATGGCAGAGGTCTATGAGGCTCCAGAACTGCTTCGCTACTATTGCGATATGATGTGCCCAGTAGGGCGGCGGCTCCGTGAGCTGGAGGAAAAGCGACCATTGAGAGAGTAG
- a CDS encoding ParB/RepB/Spo0J family partition protein has translation MAFDMMTLMNNKSKAQAAGKGKYELQNIPLEKMIPNPANELIYETGEIEELARSILLTGKVLQNAVVAAADENGNHVIIAGHRRRLACMKLVEEGHTEFAQMPCMVMTEPDDLLQELFLIQTNSTARVLSEAEKMRQAGRATFILNQLKERKQISGRVRDIAAKMLGTTTGQLGRYNVISKGLNNEVLRAAFENSEIGISVAYEAARLSAEEQAALAEKLSQGQTITIRDIVVRQKQAEVRKAAEESEMALPMQMEYMLHIKPRFNMTLTIQYVEKDGKYYAGYQYKSNNAGAVSDINYNFPYDSSQKAIEGIMVELSHYYPTLHEALWESGYSVVGCPVAKEKPAEPKPAEPQAESQAEPSTDENAHDKEETATEPPAEDIGGEELEIEDMRAMWLRKRALREVVKSLNCQVEYEVMQVKMNLESPIRISTHSVMAGIFNEYIIMAKQEIADITARLGDWEELFDQEAGGK, from the coding sequence ATGGCATTTGACATGATGACCTTGATGAACAACAAGAGCAAGGCACAGGCGGCAGGAAAAGGCAAATATGAGCTCCAGAACATACCACTGGAGAAGATGATTCCCAATCCTGCCAATGAGCTGATTTACGAGACCGGGGAGATTGAAGAACTAGCCCGCTCCATCCTGCTGACGGGGAAGGTGCTGCAGAATGCGGTGGTGGCTGCCGCCGATGAGAATGGCAACCATGTCATCATTGCAGGGCACCGCCGCAGGCTGGCCTGCATGAAGTTGGTCGAGGAAGGGCATACCGAATTTGCACAGATGCCCTGTATGGTCATGACGGAACCAGATGACCTGCTGCAGGAGCTGTTCCTGATCCAGACCAACAGTACGGCCCGTGTCCTGTCTGAAGCTGAAAAGATGCGGCAGGCAGGGCGGGCAACGTTCATTCTCAATCAGCTAAAGGAGCGTAAGCAAATCAGCGGGCGGGTGCGGGATATTGCTGCGAAGATGTTAGGGACGACCACAGGGCAGCTGGGGCGTTACAATGTCATTTCCAAGGGGCTGAACAATGAAGTATTGCGGGCGGCTTTTGAAAATAGCGAAATCGGTATCAGCGTAGCCTATGAAGCCGCCAGGTTGTCTGCAGAGGAACAGGCGGCATTGGCTGAAAAATTAAGCCAGGGACAGACAATCACCATAAGGGATATTGTGGTGCGGCAGAAACAGGCTGAGGTGCGGAAGGCAGCGGAAGAGTCTGAAATGGCACTGCCCATGCAGATGGAGTATATGCTGCATATCAAACCACGATTCAATATGACACTGACCATTCAGTATGTGGAAAAAGATGGTAAATACTATGCCGGCTATCAATACAAATCCAATAATGCCGGGGCAGTTTCGGATATAAACTATAATTTCCCCTATGATTCCAGCCAGAAAGCCATAGAAGGGATTATGGTCGAATTGTCCCATTATTATCCCACCCTGCATGAAGCTTTATGGGAGAGCGGCTATAGTGTCGTAGGCTGCCCGGTAGCAAAAGAAAAGCCTGCCGAACCGAAGCCGGCAGAACCTCAGGCAGAATCACAAGCAGAACCATCAACAGACGAAAATGCCCACGACAAAGAGGAAACGGCGACGGAACCGCCCGCCGAGGATATTGGTGGTGAGGAACTGGAGATAGAGGATATGCGGGCCATGTGGCTGCGCAAACGGGCTTTGCGGGAAGTGGTCAAGAGTCTGAACTGCCAGGTGGAATATGAAGTCATGCAGGTGAAGATGAATCTGGAGTCACCGATAAGAATAAGCACACATAGCGTAATGGCCGGTATTTTCAATGAGTATATCATCATGGCCAAACAGGAAATTGCGGACATTACGGCCCGTTTGGGAGACTGGGAAGAGCTTTTTGACCAGGAAGCGGGCGGCAAATAA
- the nrdD gene encoding anaerobic ribonucleoside-triphosphate reductase, protein MVSVYKIFDVHVEIYDIPDMDETEAASYIEFVEKEKGMKLTKLEIAPAGSDEITLTYTCKGEKFERIRRITGYLVGTIDRWNNAKQAEEHDRVKHIRV, encoded by the coding sequence ATGGTTTCTGTGTACAAAATCTTTGACGTGCATGTGGAGATCTATGATATTCCCGATATGGACGAAACCGAAGCCGCCAGCTATATAGAATTCGTTGAGAAGGAGAAGGGAATGAAGCTGACAAAGCTGGAAATTGCTCCTGCTGGTTCTGATGAGATAACGCTGACTTACACCTGCAAGGGCGAAAAATTCGAGCGTATACGCCGGATAACCGGGTATCTGGTGGGAACGATTGACCGCTGGAACAATGCCAAACAGGCGGAGGAACATGACCGGGTGAAACATATTCGGGTATAG
- a CDS encoding P27 family phage terminase small subunit, which translates to MAEGKKSKKKAASSDKLPKEERIRKEFLTLRRSLSTMQPKVKKFNEPLMHRAAFMRITLEDLEEAINQNGPVCEYQNGENQWGTKKSPEVDIYNTMAKNYAAVMKQLLSSIPEEEDTSKVDEFDKFVMDR; encoded by the coding sequence ATGGCAGAAGGAAAGAAATCCAAGAAGAAAGCGGCATCATCGGATAAGTTACCCAAAGAAGAACGAATCCGGAAAGAATTCCTGACTCTTCGGCGGAGCTTGTCAACGATGCAGCCGAAGGTGAAGAAATTCAATGAGCCGCTAATGCATCGGGCCGCCTTTATGCGCATCACACTGGAAGACTTGGAGGAGGCCATCAATCAGAATGGCCCGGTATGTGAATATCAGAATGGTGAGAACCAGTGGGGAACCAAGAAAAGCCCGGAGGTGGATATCTATAACACCATGGCCAAGAACTATGCTGCAGTCATGAAGCAGTTATTGAGTTCTATCCCCGAGGAGGAGGATACGTCCAAGGTGGATGAGTTTGATAAATTCGTGATGGACAGGTGA
- a CDS encoding helix-turn-helix domain-containing protein: MLDFSEFMRKARGDMSLYELSRRTGITSQQLSNYERGRSRATIDKASLICKALNVTFVLGVYPSPKGAENGQEHPDIQ; encoded by the coding sequence ATGTTGGATTTTTCAGAGTTTATGAGAAAGGCACGGGGAGATATGAGCCTTTATGAGCTTTCTAGACGTACAGGTATTACCTCTCAGCAGCTTTCCAACTATGAACGTGGGCGGAGTCGAGCAACTATTGATAAGGCTTCATTAATTTGCAAGGCTTTGAATGTGACTTTTGTACTGGGAGTATACCCAAGCCCCAAAGGAGCTGAAAATGGACAAGAGCACCCTGACATACAGTGA
- a CDS encoding rolling circle replication-associated protein, whose protein sequence is MSNFHKDDLHVTVTYDDENRPADLKMAMKAVENYIRRLNYTRSKAGLSSVRYVCVTEEGATNGRIHHHFIMDGDLDRDTVEKRWGLGYCNADRIQPNRKNDIAPLIGYLSKDPKGRKRWSSSHNLVRPWDSINDDPRMMSSKKMALMKDLPEDSELMKQIIEADNPSYVLDNVEKEYREDNSQWYFFCRMKRRKQSENHQYLQPEGRGGQDHHQHQPCLQSG, encoded by the coding sequence TTGTCCAATTTCCACAAAGATGACCTGCATGTGACTGTGACCTATGATGATGAGAACCGGCCCGCTGACTTGAAGATGGCCATGAAGGCGGTGGAAAACTACATCAGGAGACTGAATTATACCCGGAGCAAGGCAGGGCTGTCCTCTGTCCGGTATGTATGTGTCACAGAGGAAGGAGCTACCAATGGCCGGATTCACCATCATTTCATCATGGACGGGGATTTGGACCGGGACACGGTAGAAAAGCGGTGGGGGCTGGGCTATTGCAATGCAGACCGTATCCAGCCAAACCGGAAGAATGACATTGCTCCCTTGATTGGCTATTTGTCCAAAGACCCCAAGGGACGCAAGCGGTGGTCATCTTCCCACAACCTTGTCCGTCCCTGGGACAGTATCAATGATGACCCGCGGATGATGAGCAGCAAGAAAATGGCTTTGATGAAGGATTTGCCAGAGGACAGTGAACTCATGAAGCAAATCATCGAGGCGGATAATCCCAGCTATGTGCTGGATAATGTGGAAAAGGAGTACCGGGAAGATAACTCCCAATGGTATTTCTTCTGTCGTATGAAAAGGAGAAAACAAAGTGAGAACCATCAATATTTGCAACCTGAAGGGCGGGGTGGCCAAGACCACCACCAGCATCAACCTTGCCTGCAATCTGGCTGA
- a CDS encoding HNH endonuclease has protein sequence MARDFADAFYHSAAWKKAQRLAMQLHYGVCEKCGRPAKIIHHKIWLTPENINNQDIALGQDNLMALCIDCHNRIHAKAASVREGLEFDGSGQLVRMQSPPFKNVERF, from the coding sequence GTGGCAAGGGATTTTGCTGATGCGTTTTATCATAGTGCTGCTTGGAAAAAAGCACAAAGATTAGCGATGCAGCTCCATTATGGAGTCTGCGAGAAGTGCGGGCGGCCGGCCAAGATTATCCACCACAAAATCTGGCTGACACCAGAGAACATCAATAATCAGGACATTGCCCTGGGACAGGATAACCTCATGGCTCTCTGCATTGACTGTCACAATCGTATCCATGCGAAAGCAGCAAGCGTCAGAGAAGGTTTGGAGTTTGACGGTTCGGGGCAGCTGGTCAGAATGCAATCCCCCCCGTTCAAAAATGTGGAGCGTTTTTGA